One region of Diabrotica undecimpunctata isolate CICGRU chromosome 6, icDiaUnde3, whole genome shotgun sequence genomic DNA includes:
- the LOC140444268 gene encoding uncharacterized protein: MDQLKKQRKPLKSKISRISNWLRDNSAQETDPLQFQLRRTELTNCYAKYDDLMDQIEELDEENTEERDREEIEEKYFSTLAGLQHRMEMLQPLSHQSSSTSPRLASAKDKYKFVNENKLCRNCLGTKHFSLNCSSRRSCNICKKRHHTLLHNDHENSSSSSRSFQRQNHATSRNVQNTWSDGEAGPSNSVSPSESQTSQVSNVMTSLSALSIKQDVLLATALVTIYSKHGVPIHARCILDSGSQSSFVSKDLVQKLNLSPYSKRLQISTISEHSSFSNKMVDLEIFPYKRNGNGFKISCAILDNITCRLPQVSINRSKLNIPSTVTLADPTYSVPGNIDLLLAGDIYSELLSDGLIRLGKGLPVLQNTHLGYIMFGSLPPYALHKGIYRSQLSPTQSNVSLFVQSTSEEDKLDNIIRQFFEVEEVTPSVKISSSEDLAEQIFTETTQILPSGRFQVKLPLISETAHKMLGNSYNMARKRFISLENKLLKHENVYSQYKAFINEYVSLGHAKKVPLSLTNVHLENTYFLPHHSVIKEESLTTKLRVVFDGSMKSSSGYSLNDILLKGKTLQPELFDILFRFRLYTYVFTSDIQKMYRQVQIHPDHTFLQNILWRDSPEQDIECLELQTVTYGTKSASFQSTRCLMELAKTHQNNYPLASDALLTGCYVDDILYGANDTQTLLKAHNEITDLLNKTITLPRLELMGALLASKLTTKVVDIIKDKLPSITSINMWSDSEIVLAWLRSHHSRWNQFVANRVAQIQENSSHSHWRHVKSKDNPADILSRGMMPSNILNSTLWFHGPQFLQTFDLNLSEYSPKFNSNKLPEERKVVLHTRSAQFDFFVMLSERFSSFTKYVKTIAYVLRFGNNAKSGTQKLSGALEVSELQNAEMKIYKIIAKLEFLLRNC, translated from the exons ATGGATCAATTAAAGAAACAACGCAAACCGTTGAAATCAAAAATCTCTCGTATCTCTAATTGGTTAAGGGATAACTCTGCTCAAGAAACGGATCCTTTGCAGTTCCAACTCCGTCGTACTGAACTAACGAATTGTTACGCCAAATATGATGACCTCATGGATCAGATCGAGGAACTGGACGAAGAAAACACTGAAGAACGCGATagggaagaaattgaagaaaagtaCTTCTCAACTCTGGCAGGTCTTCAACATAGAATGGAGATGCTCCAACCTCTTTCACACCAGTCCAGTTCCACTTCTCCACGTTTAGCTAGTGCTAAA GATAAGtataaatttgttaatgaaaataaACTATGTCGCAACTGTTTAGGAACTAAACACTTCTCTCTAAATTGTTCGTCTCGACGTTCATGTAATATATGCAAGAAAAGGCATCACACACTCTTGCACAATGACCATGAAAATAGCTCTTCTTCTAGTAGATCTTTTCAACGACAAAATCACGCAACCTCTCGCAATGTACAAAACACTTGGTCTGATGGTGAAGCCGGCCCAAGTAATTCTGTCTCTCCCTCTGAATCTCAAACCTCTCAGGTCTCAAATGTGATGACTTCTCTCTCTGCTCTGTCAATAAAGCAGGATGTTCTGCTGGCAACCGCTCTAGTTACTATTTATTCAAAGCATGGCGTACCTATACACGCTAGATGTATTTTAGATAGTGGATCTCAGTCGTCATTTGTCTCTAAAGATTTGGTTCAAAAATTAAATCTCTCTCCTTACAGCAAAAGGTTACAAATCTCTACCATCTCTGAACATAGTTCATTCTCGAACAAAATGGTCGATCTAGAAATTTTTCCATACAAAAGAAATGGTAATGGTTTCAAAATCTCCTGTGCTATTTTAGACAACATAACTTGTAGACTCCCCCAGGTATCCATAAACAGAAGTAAATTGAATATCCCCTCTACAGTCACTCTTGCAGATCCCACCTACTCTGTCCCTGGAAATATAGATCTTCTTCTTGCCGGTGACATATATAGCGAATTGTTATCGGATGGTTTAATACGTTTAGGTAAAGGACTCCCTGTTCTTCAGAACACACACTTAGGGTACATTATGTTTGGTTCTTTACCTCCTTACGCACTTCACAAAGGAATTTATCGCTCACAGTTGTCCCCTACACAGTCAAATGTCTCTTTATTTGTCCAGTCCACATCTGAGGAAGATAAGCTCGATAATATAATTCGACAATTCTTCGAAGTCGAAGAAGTGACCCCCTCTGTTAAAATCTCCTCCTCTGAGGATCTGGCTGAACAAATATTCACTGAAACAACTCAAATTCTACCTTCTGGTCGGTTTCAGGTAAAGCTTCCTCTCATTTCTGAAACAGCACATAAAATGCTGGGCAATTCTTACAATATGGCTAGGAAAAGGTTTAttagtttagaaaataaactCTTAAAACACGAAAATGTATACTCTCAATATAAAGCATTCATCAATGAATATGTTTCTCTTGGACATGCCAAAAAGGTTCCTCTTTCTCTcacaaatgtgcacttagaaaatACATACTTTTTACCTCATCACTCTGTCATAAAAGAAGAATCATTAACTACCAAATTACGGGTGGTTTTTGATGGCTCCATGAAAAGTTCCAGTGGCTATTCTCTTAATGACATCCTGTTGAAAGGAAAAACTCTTCAGCCTGAACTTTTCGACATTCTCTTTCGGTTTAGATTGTATACCTATGTCTTCACTTCCGACATACaaaaaatgtacaggcaggtACAAATTCATCCTGATCACACATTCCTGCAGAATATCCTCTGGCGGGATTCTCCAGAACAGGACATCGAATGTCTTGAGCTTCAAACCGTAACTTATGGAACAAAAAGCGCAAGCTTTCAAAGTACTCGTTGTTTGATGGAATTAGCTAAAACTCATCAAAACAACTACCCATTGGCCTCCGATGCTCTCTTAACAGGCTGCTATGTAGATGACATTCTATATGGGGCCAATGACACGCAAACTCTTCTTAAGGCTCATAATGAGATAACTGACCTACTCAACAAG ACCATAACGCTTCCAAGGCTGGAACTTATGGGTGCTTTATTGGCTAGCAAGCTCACCACAAAGGTGGTTGATATCATAAAGGATAAATTGCCCTCTATTACCTCTATAAACATGTGGAGCGATTCTGAGATAGTTTTGGCGTGGCTCAGATCACATCACTCCAGATGGAATCAATTTGTCGCCAACAGGGTAGCTCAAATTCAAGAAAATTCTTCTCACTCTCATTGGAGACACGTAAAGTCTAAAGACAACCCTGCTGACATCCTCTCCAGAGGAATGATGCCCTCTAACATACTCAACTCCACTCTTTGGTTTCACGGTCCTCAGTTTTTGCAAACATTTGACCTAAATTTGTCTGAATATAGTCCGAAGTTTAATTCTAATAAAttacctgaagaaagaaaagttGTTCTTCACACTCGAAGTGCTCAATTTGATTTCTTTGTCATGCTTTCTGAAAGGTTCTCCAGTTTCACGAAATATGTAAAGACTATAGCTTATGTACTCAGATTTGGTAATAACGCAAAGTCTGGCACTCAAAAATTATCCGGTGCACTTGAAGTATCTGAACTTCAAAATGCCgaaatgaaaatatataaaattattgcaaaactcGAGTTTCTCCTCAGAAATTGCTGA
- the LOC140444269 gene encoding uncharacterized protein, which produces MLRVGGRLRYSEVTFDQKYPLLLPSKNHVVRLILKKEHLRLHHAGPQNTLSQVRLRYWPLNGLREIKRIVHECHVCFKFNAKPLAQIMSDLPKERLCSAQVFAHVGLDFGGPFLIKASKLRKSPLIKSYIALFVCMSTRAVHIELVSGLTTEAFLLTLKRFISRRGLPQTIFSDNATNFLGAKNQLFKLYNFLKNKETNSSIQAFLASSQIRWKTIPPRSPHHGGLWESAIKSAKHHIYRLLGNLKITFEEFSTVLTQIEAVLNSRPICALSNDPSDFTYLTPGHFLIGRSLTSLPDQEYTSIPENRLSIWQNLSKLQQLFWKKWLTDYLNRLQNRPKWFLPFKNLEPNDLVLVKEDNLPPLYWSLARVMDVFPGKDGRVRIASVKTKDGIFKRTITKLCPLPSEGLC; this is translated from the coding sequence ATGCTCCGTGTAGGTGGACGTCTTAGGTATTCCGAAGTTACCTTTGATCAAAAATATCCTCTCCTCCTCCCCTCGAAAAATCATGTTGTTCGTCTAATTCTCAAAAAAGAACATCTTAGGCTCCATCATGCAGGTCCTCAGAATACTCTCTCTCAAGTTCGCCTTAGATATTGGCCCTTGAATGGTCTACGTGAGATTAAGAGGATAGTCCACGAATGTCATGTTTGTTTCAAGTTTAATGCCAAACCCTTAGCTCAAATCATGTCTGATTTACCTAAGGAACGCTTATGCTCTGCTCAAGTTTTTGCTCATGTAGGTTTGGATTTTGGTGGTCCCTTTCTAATAAAGGCCTCTAAACTTCGTAAAAGTCCCTTGATAAAGTCATACATAGCTCTATTTGTCTGTATGTCCACACGTGCGGTTCATATAGAATTAGTCAGTGGGCTCACAACAGAAGCGTTTCTTCTTACTCTTAAGCGCTTTATCAGTCGAAGAGGTCTCCCTCAGACTATATTCTCTGATAATGCGACAAACTTTCTTGGGGCTAAAAATCAGTTATTCAAACtctataatttcttaaaaaataagGAAACTAACTCTTCTATTCAGGCATTTTTAGCCTCCTCTCAAATTCGGTGGAAAACAATACCACCTCGATCTCCTCATCATGGAGGACTCTGGGAGAGCGCTATAAAGAGCGCTAAACATCATATCTATAGATTGTTGGGCAATCTCAAAATTACATTCGAGGAATTCAGTACCGTGCTTACCCAAATTGAAGCCGTACTTAATTCTCGGCCCATTTGTGCCCTCTCTAATGATCCCTCCGATTTCACATATCTTACCCCTGGTCACTTCCTAATTGGAAGGTCTCTCACCTCGCTACCCGACCAGGAGTATACATCTATCCCGGAAAATAGACTTAGCATCTGGCAAAATCTCTCTAAGCTCCAGCAACTTTTTTGGAAAAAGTGGTTGACTGATTATCTGAATCGACTTCAAAATCGTCCAAAATGGTTTCTCCCATTCAAAAATTTAGAACCCAATGACCTTGTGTTAGTTAAAGAAGATAATCTCCCTCCTCTCTACTGGTCATTGGCACGAGTGATGGATGTCTTTCCGGGTAAAGATGGCCGAGTGAGAATTGCATCTGTTAAAACTAAGGATGGGATTTTCAAACGCACGATAACAAAATTGTGTCCCCTTCCTAGTGAAGGATTATGTTAA